In Pseudopipra pipra isolate bDixPip1 chromosome 5, bDixPip1.hap1, whole genome shotgun sequence, the following proteins share a genomic window:
- the SLC25A3 gene encoding solute carrier family 25 member 3 isoform X2 — MFSSIAPLARHNPFYAPHFQLVQDGVRKRPAEPAEAPAARRGLAAASAAEEYSCEYGSLKFYALCGVGGVLSCGLTHTGVVPLDLVKCRMQVDPQKYKSIFNGFSVTINEDGVRGLAKGWAPTFIGYSMQGLCKFGFYEVFKILYGNMLGEENAYLWRTSLYLAASASAEFFADIALAPMEAAKVRIQTQPGYANTLRQALPKMFGEEGIWAFYKGVAPLWMRQIPYTMMKFACFERTVEALYKYVVPKPRSECTKGEQLVVTFVAGYIAGVFCAIVSHPADSVVSVLNKEKGSSASQVLMRLGFKGVWKGLFARIIMIGTLTALQWFIYDSVKVYFRLPRPPPPEMPESLKKKLGLTE; from the exons ATGTTCTCGTCCATCGCGCCGCTCGCGCGGCACAACCCGTTCTACGCGCCGCACTTCCAGCTGGTCCAGGACGGCGTGAGGAAGCGCCCAGCGGAGCCCGCGGAGGCGCCTGCCGCGCGCCGGGGCTTGGCGGCCGCATCGGCCGCCGAAG AATACAGTTGTGAATATGGCTCGCTCAAGTTTTATGCTCTCTGTGGCGTTGGTGGGGTCCTAAGTTGTGGCCTGACACACACTGGTGTTGTCCCCCTGGATTTAGTGAAATGTCGTATGCAG GTTGATCCACAAAAATACAAGAGCATCTTCAATGGATTTTCAGTGACAATCAATGAAGATGGCGTTCGTGGCTTGGCTAAGGGATGGGCTCCAACCTTTATTGGATATTCCATGCAAGGGCTTTGTAAATTTGGTTTCTATGAAGTTTTCAAAATCCTGTATGGCAACATGCTGGGAGAG GAAAATGCCTATTTGTGGCGTACTTCGCTATATTTAGCTGCATCTGCCAGTGCAGAGTTTTTTGCTGACATTGCTCTGGCTCCAATGGAAGCTGCTAAAGTTCGTATTCAGACACAGCCTGGATATGCAAACACTCTGCGTCAGGCTTTGCCTAAAATGTTTGGAGAAGAAGGCATCTGGGC TTTCTATAAAGGTGTTGCTCCACTATGGATGAGACAGATTCCATACACAATGATGAAATTTGCCTGCTTTGAACGTACTGTAGAAGCTCTCTACAAGTATGTTGTTCCCAAGCCACGAAGTGAATGTACAAAAGGAGAACAGCTGGTAGTCACATTTGTTGCAGGCTATATTG CTGGCGTGTTCTGTGCAATTGTTTCCCATCCTGCTGACTCCGTGGTGTCTGTGTTGAACAAAGAAAAGGGCAGCTCTGCTTCACAGGTTCTTATGAGGCTTGGATTCAAAG GTGTATGGAAAGGTCTGTTTGCTCGTATCATTATGATTGGTACCCTGACTGCACTACAGTGGTTCATCTATGATTCTGTCAAGGTTTATTTCAGACTTCCTCGCCCACCTCCACCTGAAATGCCAGAATCTCTGAAGAAGAAGCTTGGTCTAACTGAATAG
- the SLC25A3 gene encoding solute carrier family 25 member 3 isoform X1 — protein sequence MFSSIAPLARHNPFYAPHFQLVQDGVRKRPAEPAEAPAARRGLAAASAAEEYSCAYGSNRFFMLCGLGGIISCGTTHTALVPLDLVKCRMQVDPQKYKSIFNGFSVTINEDGVRGLAKGWAPTFIGYSMQGLCKFGFYEVFKILYGNMLGEENAYLWRTSLYLAASASAEFFADIALAPMEAAKVRIQTQPGYANTLRQALPKMFGEEGIWAFYKGVAPLWMRQIPYTMMKFACFERTVEALYKYVVPKPRSECTKGEQLVVTFVAGYIAGVFCAIVSHPADSVVSVLNKEKGSSASQVLMRLGFKGVWKGLFARIIMIGTLTALQWFIYDSVKVYFRLPRPPPPEMPESLKKKLGLTE from the exons ATGTTCTCGTCCATCGCGCCGCTCGCGCGGCACAACCCGTTCTACGCGCCGCACTTCCAGCTGGTCCAGGACGGCGTGAGGAAGCGCCCAGCGGAGCCCGCGGAGGCGCCTGCCGCGCGCCGGGGCTTGGCGGCCGCATCGGCCGCCGAAG AATACAGCTGTGCCTATGGCTCAAACAGATTCTTTATGCTTTGTGGCCTTGGTGGGATTATTAGCTGTGGAACAACACATACGGCACTGGTTCCCCTAGACCTGGTTAAATGCAGAATGCAG GTTGATCCACAAAAATACAAGAGCATCTTCAATGGATTTTCAGTGACAATCAATGAAGATGGCGTTCGTGGCTTGGCTAAGGGATGGGCTCCAACCTTTATTGGATATTCCATGCAAGGGCTTTGTAAATTTGGTTTCTATGAAGTTTTCAAAATCCTGTATGGCAACATGCTGGGAGAG GAAAATGCCTATTTGTGGCGTACTTCGCTATATTTAGCTGCATCTGCCAGTGCAGAGTTTTTTGCTGACATTGCTCTGGCTCCAATGGAAGCTGCTAAAGTTCGTATTCAGACACAGCCTGGATATGCAAACACTCTGCGTCAGGCTTTGCCTAAAATGTTTGGAGAAGAAGGCATCTGGGC TTTCTATAAAGGTGTTGCTCCACTATGGATGAGACAGATTCCATACACAATGATGAAATTTGCCTGCTTTGAACGTACTGTAGAAGCTCTCTACAAGTATGTTGTTCCCAAGCCACGAAGTGAATGTACAAAAGGAGAACAGCTGGTAGTCACATTTGTTGCAGGCTATATTG CTGGCGTGTTCTGTGCAATTGTTTCCCATCCTGCTGACTCCGTGGTGTCTGTGTTGAACAAAGAAAAGGGCAGCTCTGCTTCACAGGTTCTTATGAGGCTTGGATTCAAAG GTGTATGGAAAGGTCTGTTTGCTCGTATCATTATGATTGGTACCCTGACTGCACTACAGTGGTTCATCTATGATTCTGTCAAGGTTTATTTCAGACTTCCTCGCCCACCTCCACCTGAAATGCCAGAATCTCTGAAGAAGAAGCTTGGTCTAACTGAATAG